A window of the Oryza brachyantha chromosome 5, ObraRS2, whole genome shotgun sequence genome harbors these coding sequences:
- the LOC102700902 gene encoding probable GABA transporter 2, protein MAAGTGGSPLLFPSPANGAMPTPSAAVFDVEAAHRHATKPDAGAAFVLESKGEWWHAGFHLTTAIVGPTVLTLPYALRGMGWSLGLVALTAVAAVTFFAYYLMSRVLDHCEANGRRHIRFRELAADVLGSGWVFYLVVTVQTAINAGITIGSILLAADCLQIMYSDLAPNGPLKLYHFIVVVAVVLSVLSQLPSFHSLRYINLGSLLLSFGYTILVSAACIRAGALSNAPAKDYSLSSSNSEKTFNAFLSISILASVFGNGILPEIQATLAPPAAGKMMKALVLCYAVVFFAFYLPAITGYWAFGNQVQSNVLQSLMPDKGPSLAPTWLLGLVVVLVLLQLLAIALVYSQVAYEIMEKGSADVARGRFSRRNLLPRVALRTAYVAACAFVAAMLPFFGDIVGVVGAVGFIPLDFVLPVVMYNMALAPPRRSPVYLANVAIMVVFTGVGLIGAVASVRKLVLDAGQFKLFSGHVVA, encoded by the exons ATGGCGGCCGGCACCGGAGGTAGCCCCCTGCTCTTCCCCTCTCCGGCGAACGGTGCCATGCCGACGCCCTCCGCCGCGGTGTTCGACGTCGAGGCCGCTCACCGCCACGCCACCAAgcccgacgccggcgccgccttcgTCCTCGAGTCCAAAG GGGAGTGGTGGCACGCCGGGTTCCACCTGACGACGGCGATCGTGGGGCCGACGGTGCTGACGCTGCCGTACGCGCTGCGGGGGATGGGATGGTCGCTCGGCCTGGTGGcgctcaccgccgtcgccgccgtcaccttCTTCGCCTACTACCTCATGTCCAGGGTGCTCGACCACTGCGAGGccaacggccgccgccacatCCGCTTccgggagctcgccgccgacgtcctcg GATCTGGATGGGTGTTCTACCTGGTGGTGACAGTGCAAACTGCCATCAACGCCGGGATTACCATCGGAAGCATCCTGCTTGCAGCTGACTGCTTACAA ATAATGTACTCGGACCTTGCACCAAACGGTCCTCTGAAGCTTTACCAtttcatcgtcgtcgtcgcggtggTTCTGTCCGTGCTCTCCCAGCTGCCGTCGTTCCACTCGCTGCGTTACATCAACCTCGGCTCGCTGCTGCTCAGCTTCGGCTACACCATCCTTGTCTCAGCTGCCTGCATCCGTGCAG GTGCGTTGAGCAATGCTCCGGCGAAGGATTACTCCCTGAGCTCGTCCAATTCGGAGAAGACCTTTAATGCGTTCCTCTCTATTTCCATCCTCGCCTCCGTTTTCGGCAATGGCATTCTGCCTGAAATCCAG GCCAcgctggcgccgccggcggccgggaagaTGATGAAGGCGCTGGTGCTGTGCTACGCGGTGGTGTTCTTCGCCTTCTACCTGCCGGCCATCACCGGCTACTGGGCGTTCGGCAACCAGGTGCAGTCCAACGTACTGCAGAGCCTCATGCCGGACAAGGGCCCCTCCCTGGCGCCGACGTGGCTGctcggcctcgtcgtcgtcctcgtcctcctccagctGCTCGCCATCGCGCTGGTGTACTCGCAGGTGGCGTACGAGATCATGGAGAAGGGCTCCGCCGACGTGGCGCGGGGCCGGTTCTCGCGCCGGAACCTGCTGCCGCGGGTGGCGCTCCGGACGGCGTACGTCGCGGCGTGCGCGTTCGTGGCGGCGATGCTGCCGTTCTTCGGCGAcatcgtcggcgtcgtcggcgccgtcggctTCATCCCGCTCGACTTCGTGCTCCCCGTCGTCATGTACAACAtggccctcgcgccgccgaggcgGTCACCGGTGTACCTCGCCAACGTGGCCATCATGGTTGTCTTCACCGGCGTGGGCCTCATCGGCGCAGTCGCCTCCGTCCGGAAGCTCGTGCTCGACGCCGGCCAGTTCAAGCTCTTCAGCGGCCACGTCGTCGCCTGA
- the LOC102701176 gene encoding RNA polymerase sigma factor sigE, chloroplastic/mitochondrial, producing MASTVTTPSRPLSAGCHRRSPRRSAPVVLSLGGGPRRRAPATSCSALASPAKQGSAKLPPPQPTTSRTTTEADAEQERTDYNEVAAALESIYKLSPAVVEEKDGDADEGDKSKKAKRKRKGRVGQRNRSATVTVRSRRRRLGQRLDLGKRVEMRRREEEAGAGAGAGKREDEEREFEEMLLREHAVSTDMGSLDWKRMKIPPVLTSSQSARLFRIMQPMKAILEVKENLQNELQRDPTDAELAEAMNMPVLQMRRRLEVGRAARNKLIKHNLRLVLYTINKYYPDMANDERFDDICQAGANGLITAIDRFEPKRGFRISTYALFWIRHSIVRAMTLSNFTRFPFAMESERQEIHRAREELSFELGRAPADEEIMKRVGLSPARYRDVLRMTKPTYSLHARNRVTQEELINEVTDADAIGVDTSKHNTLLRLAIDDLLDSLKPKESVVIRQRFGLDGRGKRTLSEIAGNLNISREMVRKYELKALMKLKHPTRVEYLRRYM from the exons ATGGCTTCCACCGTGACGACGCCGAGCCGCCCGCTCTCGGCCGGGTgccaccgccgctcgccgcggcggtccGCGCCCGTCGTGCTCTCCCTCGGCGGCGGGCCGCGGCGCCGAGCGCCGGCCACCAGCTGCTCTGCCCTCGCGTCGCCCGCGAAGCAGGGCAGTGCcaagctcccgccgccgcagccgacgACGTCGAGGACGACCACGGAGGCCGACGCCGAGCAGGAGCGGACGGACTACAACGAGGTGGCCGCCGCGCTGGAGAGCATCTACAAGCTGAGCCCCGCCGTGGTCGAGGAGAaggacggcgacgccgacgagggcgACAAGAGCAAGAAGGCGAAGCGGAAGAGGAAAGGGAGAGTG GGACAGAGGAACCGgagcgcgacggtgacggtgaggagccggaggaggcggctgggACAGAGGTTGGACCTGGGAAAGAGAGTggagatgaggaggagggaggaagaagccggcgccggcgccggcgccggcaaaAGGGAAGACGAGGAGCGGGAGTTCGAGGAGATGCTGCTGAGAGAGCACGCGGTGTCCACCGACATGGGCAGCCTCGACTGGAAGCGGATGAAGATCCCGCCCGTGCTCACCTCCTCCCAGAGCGCCCGCCTCTTCAGGATCATGCAACCCATGAAG GCAATCTTGGAGGTGAAAGAGAACCTGCAGAACGAACTGCAGAGAGATCCAACCGATGCAGAGCTCGCCGAGGCCATGAACATGCCGGTGCTTCAGATGAGACGCCGCCTCGAGGTCGGCCGAGCTGCCAGGAACAAGCTCATCAAG CATAACCTGAGGCTGGTGCTGTACACGATCAACAAGTACTACCCGGACATGGCGAACGACGAGAGGTTCGACGACATCTGCCAGGCCGGCGCCAATGGCCTCATCACGGCGATCGACCGGTTCGAGCCCAAGCGCGGCTTCCGCATCTCCACCTACGCGCTCTTCTGGATCCGCCACTCCATCGTCCGCGCCATGACGCTCTCCAACTTCACCCGCTTCCCCTTCGCCATGGAATCG GAGAGGCAGGAGATCCACAGGGCGAGGGAGGAGCTGTCGTTCGAGCTcgggcgggcgccggcggacGAGGAGATCATGAAGAGGGTGGGCCTGTCTCCGGCGAGGTACCGCGACGTGCTGCGGATGACGAAGCCGACCTACTCCCTCCACGCGCGGAACAGGGTCACCCAGGAGGAGCTCATCAACGAGGtcaccgacgccgacgccatcGGCGTCGACACCAGCAAGCACAACAcgctcctccgcctcgccatCGACGACCTC CTGGATTCGCTGAAGCCGAAGGAGAGCGTGGTGATCCGGCAGAGGTTCGGGCTGGACGGGAGGGGGAAGCGCACGCTGAGCGAGATCGCCGGAAACCTCAACATCTCGAGGGAGATGGTACGCAAGTACGAGCTCAAGGCGCTCATGAAGCTCAAGCATCCCACCCGAGTTGAATACCTGCGCAGATACATGTGA